In Maniola jurtina chromosome Z, ilManJurt1.1, whole genome shotgun sequence, the genomic window aagagAGGTTAATggttatttttagtttaatcgtatcgttttaactgaaacttatgtctaagtaaagtcaaagtgcactctatagattccAACCTTAATCTAAGCTTCGGCGACTTTTGTCCTCTGCGGATAAAAATCCCTCGTCTGGGCGGGCACTTAAGGGGCATgacaggtctgcccgcgaaattcaaattcaatttggtttttcgcaatttgtaaactaatacgacaaataGGCTTATGgtactttaattgcgccaatggcagtatcatcctcacacacaggtttatataaaaatctttacttgaaagggtccagtttaagaaattagctctagtatcgactataactcacaaattagttgatcgtagagctaatttcttaaactggaccctttcaagtaaagatttttatataaacctgtgaggatgatactgccattggcgcaattaaaatgccataagcctacgttgtcgtattagtttacaaattgcgaaaaaccaaattaaatttgaatttcgcgggcagaaccgtcgcatccaccttaaggcTAAGCGTGTGCTGACACGCAGGCGACGTAGCTCAGAGCAGTGCAGGGCAGAGCAGATTTTGTAATGCATGAATGTACTGAGAGCTGCGTACGCTACGGCGCAGACATATTCTCTTATGCCGGCATAGATTTCTGCGCGACGCGTGCGCATCAGCTCACTAAAACGAGTCTGTGTCACAGTATACGTTCGTGGCCCATATATGCCTCAACTCCCTGCCCTGCAAAATCAGCACTTTGCTGTGCTGTCGCCTACGTGTCATTTAAAGCtcattcacacaggctgcgtaagcgtagacgtagcgcgtaccattgcgttgtaatgtatggaactgtatgaaacatggcataccgcttgcgtggcgtaaacgttcacgtagacgtaatgtgTGTAGGTACCAGTttatgggttcacgcgcgtcactacgcacgtgtcacgtgtacgtgctacatacgcaattggtgtgaatcggccttagcATAATTATAGCCATACGTTCAGCcttattattattgacttaAGTTAATGAAGTTATGTTACGATCTGACTAAGTGATCTGATAttaacttgaataaataaattgttacgACATATTTCCTGGTGTAATGGTTTTTATTTGACAGTCCACAATtcctaaactaaattgactgtattatgataatttttaccccagacctaaaaagaggggtgttataagtttgacgtgtgtatttgtctgtggcatcgtagctcctaaactaatgaaccgattttaatttagttttttttttatttgaaaggtggcttgatgagtgttcttagctataatcggttcagccgtttgaaagttatcggctcttttctagttactgtaaccttcacttgtcgggggtgttaaaattttttaatttaaacttgttatgATAGTGCCTTTACTTACACATCaaggaaatttttaaataataataataatataattaaattaatagtcATTTATTTTCCCAAATTATCACAATTATTTTCTAAGTATAGGtcttttttacattattacaCAGTCTAGTTTCATAtgatatgtatattattatatattatgtcattcttaaattatttttcattattatccaacaaaatattcaaacacatatattatcaaaataataagaaaagaaaaaacgaGCAACTAAactaacaaaaaatatgaccttattctattattttaccttCTCGTaggatttatataattttattgtcatCTTTAAGTTCAATTTATATTTCATAActattattaataacaaaatattcaaacttttacattaatttttaaacaacaaaaaaataacaagaatTGTATAACAAGAGttgttgtatttatattttgggTACCCATCTTTAGGTGTAGGCCTCCTCCATCTTGCTCCATTGTGGTCTCTCCAGCGAGCGCGCGGTCGCGGGTCTGGTCGCGCGGCCACGGCAAGTAAATTTCTtgatacatatcaaaaattgaggAACCAGCAGGATTCAGACCTGCGTCTCCCGGGTTCCATGTGAaggaggaaaatcctcatggataccgtcTGGCATGCCCGACTCCACTGCAGGTGTTGCGCAGTGACCTACGCACTAAAGACCTCCTCCACTCTTCAATGTCTCTCACGCCTTCCCGGTATTACACGAAGGTAGCTGTTTTTAGGGTCTTTGTCTCTCCCATTCGTCATCTTTGCACGTTTTCATTATGTGTTTGATCAACTTAGCGTACGTTTCCTATTCTTCCTCACTCTTTATTTTGACTGATTATTTTGGTTTCGCCAATTCAGCCATTTGTGCTTTGTAAGTTTGTAATTCCACTTTGTCCCAGTGAAGTGGTATTCGGCCGTGGAATCtgtaaaaattagtaattttgtttgaaattagGAATTTATTCGCAGTACGCTCCTTACAACTGTAGCTTGGATCgcatccatacaaatattataaatgcgaaatttatgtctgtccacctagtcgAAGGGGTTTTGActaacttcatagtcgctaGCTACGGgccttataagaaagctcaggtctatcactcagcgagcgatggagagatGGAAACAGCTTTAAAGAGCTTGGACATATCGTCATCACTAAGATCACACACTTTGTTCTTCAGCACTGAGGTATTTTGGACGAAAAGACTCCAACatttccatcttaggctgcatcatcacttgccagcaggtctaattgcagccaagcatcTTAAGCCAAGTTATACAGAGCCgaaatagcctagtggttaattaGCCCGCCTTCTATTCGGgggatcgggggttcgatcctgggcacgcatctctaacttttcgaagttacttatgtgcgttttgaaatggtgaaggaaaatatagaGAGGAGACTTGCATGCTCcacaatgttcttaaaggtgtgtgaagtctgttaatCCGCTCTGGGCTAGCGTGGCGGACTAATGCGGCCTTTTCATGAAAGCAGACCAAGTGAGccagcgattggttgatcatgatgaactaACTATatcctataaattaaaaaaatgggaCTCCAAAAAGGTTACCTTTTCTGAAGCTCCTGTAGAATCATGGTCTCCTGCTGCGAGAGGCCTTGCTCCAGCACGTTTATCGTGTCGTCCAACTGatcgacggtacggaacccgcATATATGCGTGTCGATGTCGGGCTGATTTAAACTGAACCAGCTCGCTAATCGGGCCAACTCGACGTCCTTTTCCTGCAACAATAAACATtcataatcacacttcacactactattacaaaggcaaaagtttgtgtgccTTGAAGGTATTCAAGTTATACTTGGCAGAAACACGCATGCCGGAAGGGCATaccacaccttagcggttcatatcagaaacgttgagtaAAAACGCTTCGTACGAGTGGATTGGATGTCGATAAGGGTGCCAGCGTTCACGGCTTTTCGTGTAGCAGAACGACGAAATAAGTACAACATTGTGAAGTAAGTATATCCTATAAACTAGATATAATATGATTCCGAAAGATTTTTCGCATTAAATGTATCCTATATCATCCGGACTAtaaataacgaatcgattgacgcctcatttatcaaaatcggtccagtagtttaggcgctacggtgggaCTCATAGATAATATACTAATAACGGGTAATGGGACTGGTGGCGTTTTTTGTTATAGAGGCATATAAATGCttctaagtatataatatgtacctatgcaTACCCTGGCattttgaatttacaaaaaaattggaaccttatttaaaaactagccgatgcccgcgacttcgcccgcgtggatttaggtttttcgaaatcccgtgggaactctttgattttccgggataaaaagtagcctatgtgctaatccaggatattatctatcttcattccaaatttcagccgaatccgtccagtagtttttgcgtgaaggagtaacaaacatacacacacacacacgcacacacacacacatacaaactttcgcctttataatattagtgtgatgattagTGCATTCAAAGTAATTTGAATTATTCAAACAGCACGCCGCGCCTCGTAATATATGCAATAACTTATATTACATTACCTCGCAATATATACAAATATACCAAGAACCACAGTTGGTGTAAGTTTAGTGATGAATCGTGAGTGAACGCCATCTATCGGTACTACTAACCATGATAACAAGACGCGCGTCATCAGAAACGAAATTCAATGCAGTACTACATCCATGCTTACACGAATAGTAATATTACGTGTATAGTAATATTGTTTACACAAGAAGACAGAAGTGTGGCACATTTCTCGTAGAATTTGTTAATGTATGCGTGTATGCGAATGGCCCCTTGATGACAAGTCAAATAATACAGTAATTTGTCCAATCACAAGAGAGCAATTTGTATCTGTCATGTTTTCAAAACCGCGCGCGATTTAAATTCACGTAAACGTTTGAGTGTTTTATCTATTACAATCAAAATAAGTAGCTACATTTAATATAATTCAATACTTTTtcaatttacttaatttattgatattatttttccATAAAAAGCACGTTTTAGATtctaagaaattataaatttgaaaataggcaGTGTATCGTTTTCGAACGTAATTTCAGTTAAACAAACCAAAACTCGTCCGATTTAAAAGATTTAAAGCCATATGTCTTTTATAGGATAATtacaatagtttttttaaaatttaaatactatttcttgcaaaataaataaaagcttttgttaatatttcaaattttaagacgatttttgatataaaattagaACCCCACTACTTTTACCTTCTCCATATTGTTTTGGTTTCTAATCATTCGATGTGcagtgttttgatttttttttgtgaaaaaatagTTTGTGCGGGTATGATTACGTCAAGTAAATAAAATTCAGttagttttgttattttaaaagtttatgtaaaagtttattcgtAGAACCTTTAACTTATTTAGAAAATGGAAGCTTATTTACGTGTACTCTGTTTAGGCGCTGTGTGTTTACAAAAAGTACTTAGACAAACTGGTTACTTCAATATTCGCAAAGGAACAATTCCCCAGGGACTTTGGCGCCCTACCTGCCTGTGTTTGTAaatttggctgaataaaagatattatttactattattattaccacTGTTACGAtaatcaccaaaaaaaatatgtgataaGGTAACTCGagcatttatttaaaatcaaataGGTATTACGAGTCTTGCAACTGGCTAAGCGGTTGAGTGCACagttttttttaggtttttttgttttccTTGCCTCTTATTTCGTACTAACCCTACCAGTTTGGAGTGAGTCTggactaaaacagatttctatatGTACATGTAATAGATTTAGATTTACCGTggaaaatgtcaaaaaataatacccgagtacggaacccactGTGCACCCCACTAAACACACTTAAATACATACACgctataaaattataacccttctatttggttttgccgtagtcgggtaaatgGATAATTTCATTTTCAGCGTATGGCTTGAGATCTTACCATGCACATTTGAGCAGCGTCGCGGCATATGGCCTTGGTGTCGTCGCCAGCGGGGTGCCAGGACTGCGGGCCCCCGTTGCACAGCAAGCCCATGCCGGTCGCCGCAGCGTTGATCACGCCCACGCCACGTCTCTACAACAAAACAATGACTTTTATGAAGTTACTTACGCATAggtatactctatccacggagttcccacgggatttctaaaaacctatatccactggaactcatgtatttttttaaataatttacttgtttCATTTTTAGAAAAGCACTACAGGTACATGCCTTGAATGGGATTACCTTTCCGACCTCGTGTTATAAATGCCCTCACTCCTTGCCAAGACTGAACAACGGTGTACGACAGGAGACAGGAGGTAGAGATCGGGACCTCGGATTCATCGACGATCGTCGATTTCGATTTCTTCGAATAGTTAGTAGGAAATTAGTAGAAACAAATGTACCTTGAAGTATCTGGTGTAATCCTGTACACGGTTGTCTATCAGCGTCGACTTGGCGTATGACAGGACGGTCGAGATCGGGATCTCCGATTCGTTGACGATCGCCTTCATCAGGTCAAGGTCGTAGTCCGCGATGCCGATGTAGCGTGCTTTGCCGTCTTTCACCACTTGCTCCAAAGCTGGTAGAGTATCGTTGAGAATCACATCGACATCGCCGAAAGTTACATCGTGGACCTGTTGGAAATCTGAGCTATAAACTTtatttgtcatcatcatcatcatgatcaaaccatcgccagttcactactgagcacgtgtGTCACATCGACATCGCCGAAAGTTACGTCGTGGAGATGAGCTATAAGctttttttatccgactacagcaaagccaaaaggaagggttatgattttatgtctatgtaagtatgtaacctatatttatgtatttatgtgtgttccacagtagcgcctaaactactgagccgattttgattatGAGGTGCCAATCGatttgttattatggtccgggtgacataggcatacattttatacgaaataaaTCGACCTGAAGGATGTTTAATCCAAAAAGTGGGGGGtcaccaaaatttttttttgctagtaAATCAAAtggaagagaaaaaaaatcggaAAAATAGAGAAATATATGTAGTACAATGTTAAGATACACCGAGcgactgaaaaacaatttattatatctatcgctatctatcgtaaaagaaaagtagcctgtgtcagtCTCCAGGATATCAGTGATACCAAAATTCATAAAGACGGACGggattttaagaatcccatgggaacctGATGGGAACTCATTGCTTTGTATTGAGCAGCGTGGTAACAATCTTCCCTTAGCTATTTATTCTCCAGGATGTCAGTGATACCAAAATTCATAAAGATCGTTTAAACGGACGggattttaagaatcccatgggaacctGATGGGAACTCATTGCTTTGTATTGAGCAGCGTGGTAACAATCTTCCCTtagttatttatacttattcgGATTCCTGTGCCCTACCTGTATCAGATCGACGTATTCCACTCCGAGGAGTAGCAACGTATTGTCGACAGCTGCTAACGTCTTTTCGACAGAAAAATCGAACATTTTCGCCGGGTCCTTTTCGTATCGACCTACTTTACTTGCGATGTAGTAGGATTCCCTGGGTTTTCCTTTAAGAGCCTGTTAgatagaaagaaaaaagaaaaaatgtgtaTTTGGTACCACAGAAAgtacagataaaataataatatactaatttTATTGCTCGAAATAAGATGCGTTGTGTGTAgtaccaaaatggactccactcagcatttacTGCGTCTTCTTAGTACATTTGGAGTTCTGTGgctgtgtcgggaacgcaggcacagcgctggtcttccatAGAGCCAAAAGTTTTGaaaagataagataaaatatatggatgggcccttcgaagataaaaaacgcgctcaaaaagtcaagagaatttgcaaaagtctcttgactttgtcaatgacgatgacgtaagattcaagcgtatttttgcggacggaattgtatgggaaaggctaatccatatacatcgatgataaaatataagtaagtacaaagAATGTGGTTAGTAGATAGGGTTGGTgtagtaatttaataataaagtaggataaaaaatagtaaaataaagaagatgtgttaagtaaaaaaattacctcaTGAGTAGGTACACATACATAACAAAGATAGAACCAACAGAATATtggttttattcaaaaataaacttagATTAACGAGACAATAAATATTGTATGTGACCATTATGTGACAGACAGATATTGGAATGACAATATCacaatatgaatatttttaaatgatgattGAAAGCCTTAGGtcatattaacagggctctctccgtcactcgttttataccatttcatacaatcgtagttccaatttcatttaaatattaagcaaccaacgtccatgaaattttgcagacatattctagaaactaatatctgtgtctgtggtgttttagatttttctaaaaatatgtagttttaaaattacaggggctcaaagatttgtatgaaaattttaagaccgcgtaactttgaaaccgaatactttaacagaaatctggagaaccacagacatagatattagtttctagaatatgtctgcaaaatttcatggactttggttgcttagtattcaaatgaaattggaactacgattgtatgaaatggtatgaaacgagtgacggagagagccctcttactACCAGAGTCACTTGCAGCTCAACGGGTGGCaaggctgaagtggcaatggcgATGTAGAGAGCTAAATGCTTAtagtttctctatgtgatcatATCAGAAGTGAGGAGACCTGGAGAACCATGAGTGACCGATATAGCACGCTGGATTCAGGAGGCACAACCATAGTGGCGCGTGGGGGTTTCCAaaagatacctatgtccagcagtggacgtgtatcggttaataatgatgataaatcAGAGTAAGTATTCATTTAGATTAAAAGCTGATTTCTTTTACTGAAACGATAGCTAAAAAGATTTGTGCTTGACAATCACGTCTTATAAAAAGTAATTACGAGGTTATTCTTATAGGTCTTTGTgtatggtgggaggcttcggccgtggctagttaccaccctaccggcaaagccgtgccgccaagcgatttagtgttccggtacgatgctgtgtagaaaccatgtagaaaccaaaggagtatgtgttgaatgaaaactgccataaccaggttagtccgcttccatcaaGGTGAATAgcctgcattatcacttaccaccaggtgagattgcagtcaagggcctaacttgtatctgcatgttattttttttttttaaaacatcctAAATCCTATTCACTATTACTGtttagtatttatataaaacCTGTGCGGCCAAATGTTACTGGCACATACATACAGGCACACTAGATACAAATGACATTACACGTCTTGTcactcaaaataataaaataggaaaaaatTGGATGTAATTTATTGCGGTCATCGATTGGGGGAAAAATATTATGTGGTTATTATTAGAGCGCGGTGCTTGCTCGGTCCATAGTTTAATCTTTAGTTAAATATATAGTGGACATGGAATGAACCGGTGGATCTATGCGGAACCATCAACCATGAAAAGACCACGAGCTCGCTTCCGAACAATTTGCTGGGTTGGGTGAGTACTAGGATATAAGTCATTACGTGATCATATTACATTCAACACCGGCAACCAAACTCACGCAGCTCCCGATAGCAAAGAAAGAGCTGCAAAGCTTAAGGGCGCGCTTACACTAAAACCAAAAAATGTAAGATTTCAAGCTCCAAATTTACCATCCTAGGAAAGACTTCTGCATAATTGAATACACGTTTAAAATTAATCAATCTTTCGTATTGACAGTTAATGTAACATTttgcaaaaactattttatttactttgtagtgATCAATCTCCCGCACCTAGtttaaatgaaacaaaaaaaaaaccggccaagtgcgagtcagattcgcgcactgagggttccgtactcaggtattttttccaagattttgcacgataaattaaaaactgctgtacataaaaataaataaaagtctgttttaggatgtacattgtacagg contains:
- the LOC123880031 gene encoding L-galactose dehydrogenase-like encodes the protein MRYNRLGNTVMNVSHISLGGASFSNIYGSFDEQRSLDFITEALNRGINYIETGPWYGQGSSERTIGKALKGKPRESYYIASKVGRYEKDPAKMFDFSVEKTLAAVDNTLLLLGVEYVDLIQVHDVTFGDVDVILNDTLPALEQVVKDGKARYIGIADYDLDLMKAIVNESEIPISTVLSYAKSTLIDNRVQDYTRYFKRRGVGVINAAATGMGLLCNGGPQSWHPAGDDTKAICRDAAQMCMEKDVELARLASWFSLNQPDIDTHICGFRTVDQLDDTINVLEQGLSQQETMILQELQKRFHGRIPLHWDKVELQTYKAQMAELAKPK